DNA sequence from the Acidaminococcales bacterium genome:
CAACCATAGCTCTTTCGCGACGACCCAGCGGTATCTGGGCATAACGCAAGACGACAGAGACAGGCTTTACCTTAAGCTGGACTTTTTCGGCGGCGCGGCCAAAAGTGGCTAACAACCCACGCGCATGGCCGCGCGCGGCCTGTTGCGGTGTGTGTCGCCTCGCTTCGCATTTGCGTTCGCGGCAAGCCGCGCAGTCCGTCGAAAGGGCGGCGGACTGCATCGGCAAAGTGTCAGCGGATGAAGTTTGTCCTGGCCGGGGCTTCCGTTTCCGGTCGTGCGACTACGCCCTTGGCCGCGTCAATGCACTTTAAAAGCCAAGCCATGTTGTTGCCGAGGGTGCGCATGGTTTGCAGCCCTTCCGCGTCCTGCCTTACTTCTTCGGGCGTGTTGCCGTGGACGCTGTTCCAGTATTGCGAAGAAACAACCGGCATTTGCGAAATGGTAAAATACTTGTTCAGGCGGTCAAAAGAAGCCGTGGCGCCGCCGCGCCGACAACTGACCACACAAGCCGCCGGTTTGTAAGCGTAGGCTTGGGCCTTGCGATAAAACAGCCTGTCCAGGAAGGCGCACAAAGCGCCGTTAGGCGCGGAATAGTACACCGGCGACCCTACCACGAACCCATCGGCGGCTTTCAAAAGATCGACACATTCGTTTACCTTGTCGTCCTTGAACACGCAATATCCGCTTTTGGCGCAGCCCTGACAGGCAACGCAGCCTTGCACCGGTTTAGTGCCGATGTGCAAAAACTGCGTTTCGATGCCGTCTTTTTCTAATTGTCCGGCGACTTCGCTGAGCGCGGTAAAAGTGCAGCCTTTTTCATGCGGGCTGCCGTTGAGCAAAAGAACTTTCATGAAATATCCCCCCTGAAAATTTTATTTTCCCAGTTTCCCCCAACATGCGCGGCCGGTTTCTGCCGGCGCGCCTTTTAAGATAACTTCCGCCGAAGCCTTGTCATTGCGCACGCCAGCCCCCGCCGCCCGTCAATATGAGCTGGCTGCGGTGGAAACTGCCCAGCGTGCTTCGGTGGCCAACGCTGATAACGGCTGCGGCGGGCAGGCGTGCGGCCAAAAGTTCGTACATTTCGCGCTCCAGCGCCTCGTCCATGGCCGAGGTAGCCTCATCCAGGAACAGCCAGTCCGGGGCGTGGATGAGCGCACGGACAAAGGCGATACGCTGCTGCTCGCCGGGCGAGAAAATATGCGCCCAATCTTCTTCCCTATCAAGCTCGGCCGCCAGCCATTCCAACCGGCAGAGCGCCAGGGCCTCTTTGACGCGCTCATCGGCGACACCAGAGCGCCCCGGGTACAAAAGCGCGTCGCGCAATGAACCGAGCGGCAGGTAAGACCTTTGCGGCAGGAACATCTTTATGCCTGCCGGGTAAACAATCTCGCCGCTGACATACGGCCACAGCCCGGACAAAGAACGCAGGAGCGAACTTTTGCCCGATCCGCTCGGCCCTTTGACTATCCAGGTTGAGCCCGGGGCGAAATCAACATTCAAACGGCTTATCAACTCCCGTCCGTCCGGCAGGTTGACCGACAAATCTTTCAAAAGCAGGCTGCCGGCCGCCCCTTTGAGATAATCCTGCCCTTTCTGCCGATATTTTTCCCGGATTTCGTTCATGTGCCGCTGAAAGCCGGTGA
Encoded proteins:
- a CDS encoding flavodoxin family protein, which encodes MKVLLLNGSPHEKGCTFTALSEVAGQLEKDGIETQFLHIGTKPVQGCVACQGCAKSGYCVFKDDKVNECVDLLKAADGFVVGSPVYYSAPNGALCAFLDRLFYRKAQAYAYKPAACVVSCRRGGATASFDRLNKYFTISQMPVVSSQYWNSVHGNTPEEVRQDAEGLQTMRTLGNNMAWLLKCIDAAKGVVARPETEAPARTNFIR